In Heliangelus exortis chromosome Z, bHelExo1.hap1, whole genome shotgun sequence, a genomic segment contains:
- the LOC139789355 gene encoding maestro heat-like repeat-containing protein family member 7 isoform X1, protein MQEEGVWDMMLQGETLEAAVSLLAREMCRSSGFVRLYLFLHMKFTLNSGREQENTFAMAFYVELLGCEDMAKQSSDLQLLRSYLDCGSDRMLLLVVRGLVAVAQDPEMAAEMRDRVMLDCILGRLEHNSEELRVEALLLLRKLTAHPTGDEEAIHITVMLAEKLPLLFDDESSQVRELSIKLFGETMGTLVSGKERWMQIIIQGNLVSLLLRMNDKSESVAQASAEALLICAKILGWRKLKREVKRKRTMRIAEILVERDRDVKYHVHACLPYLRDAQCDVRLAAIKFMGAAARHLSKDSDMEELQEMCDALQSLENDPEPRVRSLAAETLQNLETEQDQQRSRWSLRSLFCCFC, encoded by the exons ATGCAGGAGGAGGGCGTCTGGGACATGATGCTCCAAGGAGAGACCCTGGAGGCAGCAGTCAgtttgctggccag AGAGATGTGCAGGAGCTCAGGTTTTGTGCGGCTCTAcctcttcctgcacatgaaaTTCACCCTAAACTCCGGGAGGGAACAGGAGAACACTTTTGCCATGGCTTTTTATGTTGAG ctgctgggctgcgAAGACATGGCAAAGCAGTCGAGTGATCTGCAGCTCCTCCGGTCTTACCTGGACTGTGGCAGTGACAGGatgcttctgctggtggtcagGGGCTTGGTGGCAGTTGCACAGGACCCGGAGATG gcagcagaaatgcgGGACAGGGTTATGCTGGACTGCATCCTGGGGAGACTGGAGCACAACTCTGAAGAGCTCAGGGTGGaggccctgctcctcctcaggaAGCTAACAGCTCACCCCACCGGGGATGAGGAGGCCATCCACATCACAGTGATGCTGGCGGAGAAGCTCCCTCTCCTCTTTGATGAT gagtccagccaggtgcgGGAGCTCTCCATTAAGCTCTTTGGAGAAACAATGGGGACTCTGGTGAGCGGAAAGGAGAGGTGGATGCAGATAATAATCCAGGGGAACCTGGTCTCCCTCTTGCTAAGGATGAACGATAAGAGCGAGAGTGTGGCCCAG gcctcTGCCGAAGCCCTCCTCATCTGTGCAAAGATCCTGGGGTGGAGAAAGCTCAAGAGGGAGGTCAAAAGGAAGCGGACAATGAGGATTGCAGAGATCCTG GTGGAGCGGGACAGGGATGTGAAGTACCACGTGCATGCCTGCCTGCCGTACCTGAGGGACGCTCAGTGCGACGTGAGATTGGCGGCCATCAAGTTCatgg gggctgctgcacGGCACCTGAGTAAGGACTCAGacatggaggagctgcaggaaatgtGCGATG CCCTCCAGAGCTTGGAGAATGACCCTGAGCCCAGAGTCCGTTCCTTGGCAGCTGAGACCTTGCAGAACCTGGaaactgagcaggaccagcaaCGATCACGATGGTCCCTGCGATCtctgttctgctgtttctgctga
- the LOC139789355 gene encoding maestro heat-like repeat-containing protein family member 7 isoform X2, with protein MQEEGVWDMMLQGETLEAAVSLLAREMCRSSGFVRLYLFLHMKFTLNSGREQENTFAMAFYVELLGCEDMAKQSSDLQLLRSYLDCGSDRMLLLVVRGLVAVAQDPEMAAEMRDRVMLDCILGRLEHNSEELRVEALLLLRKLTAHPTGDEEAIHITVMLAEKLPLLFDDESSQVRELSIKLFGETMGTLVSGKERWMQIIIQGNLVSLLLRMNDKSESVAQASAEALLICAKILGWRKLKREVKRKRTMRIAEILVERDRDVKYHVHACLPYLRDAQCDVRLAAIKFMALQSLENDPEPRVRSLAAETLQNLETEQDQQRSRWSLRSLFCCFC; from the exons ATGCAGGAGGAGGGCGTCTGGGACATGATGCTCCAAGGAGAGACCCTGGAGGCAGCAGTCAgtttgctggccag AGAGATGTGCAGGAGCTCAGGTTTTGTGCGGCTCTAcctcttcctgcacatgaaaTTCACCCTAAACTCCGGGAGGGAACAGGAGAACACTTTTGCCATGGCTTTTTATGTTGAG ctgctgggctgcgAAGACATGGCAAAGCAGTCGAGTGATCTGCAGCTCCTCCGGTCTTACCTGGACTGTGGCAGTGACAGGatgcttctgctggtggtcagGGGCTTGGTGGCAGTTGCACAGGACCCGGAGATG gcagcagaaatgcgGGACAGGGTTATGCTGGACTGCATCCTGGGGAGACTGGAGCACAACTCTGAAGAGCTCAGGGTGGaggccctgctcctcctcaggaAGCTAACAGCTCACCCCACCGGGGATGAGGAGGCCATCCACATCACAGTGATGCTGGCGGAGAAGCTCCCTCTCCTCTTTGATGAT gagtccagccaggtgcgGGAGCTCTCCATTAAGCTCTTTGGAGAAACAATGGGGACTCTGGTGAGCGGAAAGGAGAGGTGGATGCAGATAATAATCCAGGGGAACCTGGTCTCCCTCTTGCTAAGGATGAACGATAAGAGCGAGAGTGTGGCCCAG gcctcTGCCGAAGCCCTCCTCATCTGTGCAAAGATCCTGGGGTGGAGAAAGCTCAAGAGGGAGGTCAAAAGGAAGCGGACAATGAGGATTGCAGAGATCCTG GTGGAGCGGGACAGGGATGTGAAGTACCACGTGCATGCCTGCCTGCCGTACCTGAGGGACGCTCAGTGCGACGTGAGATTGGCGGCCATCAAGTTCatgg CCCTCCAGAGCTTGGAGAATGACCCTGAGCCCAGAGTCCGTTCCTTGGCAGCTGAGACCTTGCAGAACCTGGaaactgagcaggaccagcaaCGATCACGATGGTCCCTGCGATCtctgttctgctgtttctgctga